The DNA region TTAAGATTCTCATCACTCGTGGCGGCCAGTCCCTGCTGAAGCTGGGCTGCGGCTTTCTCAAGTTGATTCTGATCGACAAACTGCTGTGCCAGTTCCATCGACGCTAACGCGCCGTAGGCGTTCTTATTGTCTGCGGCAAATTTCTCCGCGGCAGACAGGTTTTCCGCTTTACCCGCACTGAGCGAACTCACCACGGTTTGATATGCCAGAGAAGCAGAGCGTGCGGACTCAGTCTGATGACTGTTCCAGTAGCGCCAGCCAACCAGCGCTCCAACACCTAAAATAACCCCAACAGCCAGGGCTTTGCCGTTTTCGGCAAAGAAGCGTTTAATCGCATCGACCTGGTCGTTTTCGTTCTCGTAAATTTCCACGCAGTCCTTCTCCTTAAGCCATTAACGTGCGCAAATGGGCGGCGAC from Citrobacter amalonaticus Y19 includes:
- a CDS encoding YfgM family protein: MEIYENENDQVDAIKRFFAENGKALAVGVILGVGALVGWRYWNSHQTESARSASLAYQTVVSSLSAGKAENLSAAEKFAADNKNAYGALASMELAQQFVDQNQLEKAAAQLQQGLAATSDENLNAVITLRLARVQVQLKQADTALKTLDSVKGEGWAAIVADLRGEALLSKGDKQGARSAWEAGVKSNASPALSEMMQMKINNLSI